In a single window of the Elaeis guineensis isolate ETL-2024a chromosome 8, EG11, whole genome shotgun sequence genome:
- the LOC105050534 gene encoding protein MONOCULM 1: MQIPQFPSPFPSLTLLFSSSHSKSILFSIPFLASLSPTYHHNHLEMLSSLKSHEEGEEDPDPPHHHHHHHPNPQHGLISLSAHARQLLISCAELIHCGDLPTARRTASLLSTAASPYGDSADRLTHQFARALSLRLDSLARLSLASPSAPSLTSSEALQSSYLSLNQVTPFLRFAHLTANQAILEALDASPRIHILDFDTSHGVQWPPLLQAIAERSNAHGPPSIRITGTGTDLGVLRRTGDRLQTFAHSLGLQFQFHPLLLPITGTNTTSPSTSILSTSTATTNLTSSSFQLHPGETLAVNCVLFLHKLFQDGRNEDDGSRELRAFLEAVKAMNPGVVTVAEMEASHNSPIFLQRFMEALDYYTVVFESLEATLPPRSQERLAVEQVWLGREIEDIIAHEGEGRRERHERFARWEGLMRGAGFSNLPLSPFALSQAKLLLRLHYPSEGYQLQMVGDSIFLGWQNKALFSVSSWR; encoded by the coding sequence ATGCAAATCCCCCAATTCCCGTCACCCTTCCCTTCCCTCACTCTCTTGTTCTCCTCTTCTCACTCTAAATCGATACTCTTCTCCATTCCTTTCTTGGCCTCCTTATCCCCTACTTACCACCACAACCATCTAGAGATGCTCAGCTCATTGAAGTCCCATGAAGAAGGTGAAGAGGACCCCGACCCCCcccatcaccaccaccaccaccaccccaaCCCCCAACATGGCCTCATCTCACTCTCGGCCCATGCCCGCCAGCTCCTGATCAGCTGCGCCGAGCTCATCCACTGCGGCGACCTCCCCACCGCCCGCCGCACGGCCTCCCTGCTCTCCACCGCGGCCTCGCCTTACGGCGATTCCGCCGATCGCCTCACCCACCAATTCGCTCGCGCCCTCTCCCTCCGGCTCGACAGCCTCGCCCGCCTCTCCCTCGCCTCTCCGTCGGCGCCCTCCCTCACCTCCTCCGAGGCCCTCCAGTCCTCGTACCTGTCGCTCAACCAGGTCACCCCATTCCTCCGCTTCGCTCACCTCACCGCCAACCAGGCCATCCTCGAGGCCCTCGACGCCTCCCCCCGCATCCACATCCTCGACTTCGACACCTCCCACGGGGTGCAGTGGCCCCCTCTCCTTCAGGCCATCGCCGAGCGATCCAATGCCCACGGCCCCCCGTCCATCCGCATCACCGGCACCGGGACCGACCTCGGCGTCCTTCGCCGAACTGGTGACCGCCTTCAGACCTTCGCTCACTCATTAGGCCTCCAATTCCAATTCCATCCTCTCCTTCTCCCCATCACCGGCACCAACACCACCAGCCCCAGCACCAGCATTCTATCGACTTCTACTGCTACGACTAATCTcacctcttcttccttccaacTCCATCCTGGCGAGACCCTTGCAGTGAATTGTGTGCTGTTCTTGCATAAACTCTTCCAGGACGGCCGCAACGAGGATGACGGGTCTCGAGAGCTGAGAGCCTTCCTTGAAGCAGTGAAGGCAATGAACCCAGGTGTGGTGACGGTGGCCGAGATGGAGGCGAGCCATAATTCACCGATTTTCCTGCAGAGGTTCATGGAGGCGCTGGATTACTACACGGTGGTGTTCGAGTCCTTGGAGGCGACGCTGCCGCCCAGAAGCCAGGAGCGGCTGGCGGTGGAGCAGGTGTGGCTCGGGCGGGAGATCGAGGACATCATCGCCCACgaaggggaggggaggagggaaCGGCACGAGCGATTCGCGCGCTGGGAGGGGCTGATGAGGGGTGCTGGATTCTCCAACCTTCCCCTCAGCCCCTTCGCACTCTCGCAAGCGAAGCTGCTGCTCCGACTGCACTACCCCTCCGAAGGATATCAGCTTCAGATGGTGGGAGACTCCATCTTCCTCGGTTGGCAGAACAAGGCATTATTCTCAGTCTCATCTTGGCGCTAG